One Camelina sativa cultivar DH55 chromosome 3, Cs, whole genome shotgun sequence genomic window carries:
- the LOC104776208 gene encoding probable inorganic phosphate transporter 1-8 has translation MAIKILSSLDAARIQWYHFKAIIVAGMGLFTDAYDLFCIAPVMKMISHVYYNGDSINTAVLSTSYAIALLGTAAGQLVFGYLGDRVGRRRVYGLCLVIMILSSFGCGFSVCTTRRSCVMVSLGFFRFILGLGIGGDYPLSATIMSEFANKRTRGAFIAAVFSMQGLGILVSSAVTMAVCVAFKSGGDGFEVVKEAPAEADVAWRLILMIGALPAALTFYWRMLMPETARYTALVENNIVQAAKDMQRVMSISHLSDETTTEPPPLPPPASYKLFSRRFLHLHGRDLFAASVNWFLVDVVFYTSNLLLSQIFSHYSDKPSSSTAENVYDAAFEVAELGAIIAACSTIPGYWFTVYFIDKIGRVKIQIMGFFFMAVIYLVAGIPYSWYWSKHEQNKKGFMVLYGLIFFFCNFGPNTTTFIIPAELFPARFRSTCHGISGAVGKLGAIVGTVGFLWATKEMDGDDINQVYPEVNRMRIAFLVLGGVCIAGIFVTYFFTKETMGRSLEDNEHEQDNNDEGETEPPIVNGQSSASTLLQTR, from the exons ATGGCAATAAAGATATTGTCGTCGCTTGATGCAGCTCGAATACAGTGGTACCATTTCAAAGCGATCATAGTCGCAGGAATGGGTCTTTTCACCGACGCATACGATCTTTTCTGCATCGCACCGGTCATGAAAATGATCAGCCATGTTTATTACAACGGTGACTCAATCAACACAGCCGTTCTTTCAACTTCTTACGCCATCGCTCTACTCGGTACAGCCGCCGGTCAACTCGTCTTCGGTTACCTCGGTGACCGAGTCGGTCGTCGCAGAGTCTACGGACTCTGTTTAGTCATCATGATCCTCAGCTCCTTCGGTTGTGGCTTCTCCGTGTGCACGACTCGCCGCTCTTGTGTTATGGTTAGCCTCGGTTTTTTCCGGTTTATTCTTGGTCTTGGCATCGGTGGTGATTACCCGCTTTCCGCTACCATCATGTCCGAGTTTGCTAACAAGAGGACACGTGGCGCGTTCATAGCTGCCGTGTTCTCTATGCAAGGGTTGGGGATTTTGGTTAGCTCTGCCGTCACCATGGCTGTTTGCGTGGCGTTTAAGAGCGGTGGCGATGGGTTTGAGGTGGTTAAGGAGGCTCCGGCTGAAGCTGACGTGGCGTGGAGACTTATACTTATGATCGGTGCTCTTCCGGCTGCATTGACGTTCTATTGGCGTATGTTGATGCCTGAAACCGCAAG ATACACAGCACTTGTGGAAAACAATATCGTCCAAGCAGCAAAAGACATGCAAAGAGTCATGTCAATATCTCATCTCTCCGACGAAACCACGACGGAGCCACCACCTCTGCCGCCGCCTGCTTCCTACAAACTATTTTCTCGTCGCTTCCTCCACCTCCACGGCCGAGACCTCTTTGCAGCCTCCGTTAACTGGTTCCTAGTTGATGTCGTCTTTTACACAAGCAACCTCCTCCTCTCCCAAATCTTCAGCCACTACTCTGATAAACCTTCTTCCTCCACCGCAGAAAACGTCTATGACGCAGCCTTCGAAGTTGCGGAATTAGGAGCCATCATTGCGGCTTGCTCTACCATTCCCGGATACTGGTTCACAGTTTACTTCATCGACAAGATAGGTCGTGTAAAAATCCAGATTATGGGGTTTTTCTTCATGGCTGTTATTTATTTAGTCGCCGGGATTCCATACAGTTGGTATTGGTCAAAGCATGAGCAGAACAAGAAAGGCTTTATGGTTCTCTACGGTTTGATATTCTTCTTTTGCAACTTTGGTCCCAACACTACCACTTTTATTATTCCCGCGGAGCTTTTTCCTGCTAGGTTTAGGTCTACTTGCCATGGTATATCCGGTGCCGTGGGTAAGCTTGGGGCTATTGTGGGCACTGTTGGGTTCTTGTGGGCTACCAAGGAGATGGACGGAGATGATATAAACCAGGTTTATCCAGAAGTTAACCGTATGAGAATTGCTTTTTTGGTTCTTGGTGGCGTTTGCATTGCTGGAATCTTTGTGACTTATTTCTTCACCAAGGAAACTATGGGAAGATCGTTAGAGGACAACGAGCATGAACAAGATAATAATGATGAGGGCGAAACTGAGCCACCGATTGTTAATGGGCAATCATCGGCTAGCACTTTGCTTCAAACGCGATGA
- the LOC104776209 gene encoding increased DNA methylation 3-like: MSLCSDGLSSDQYFLVNFIMSNYLGPDVYSDNPRCSASQRLAKGLPPYTSMHVGSSSLTVAQLQNLYYNVVRNANSSLLLHPDMIYMYLKGYLPMEPIGEFPQFTSFLPTNLHQQKRYSPSHEIVKGIVVIDEPALDFVSKEELQRFRCLSRLNDLKIDRVMSLCPPRVQLDESRGTEQDCSRNGDAATSNGLVTSEDYNSSGEPRETCKRKNEEEEAVVSSLISKPDRLSVDIPESQGMEQDCSRNGESVSSGIVSDQDYYSFVELRETCKRKKGEEAVAVSGISKTPERFRETYKRRRFKNSSKKATNKNETIRERGETDKLTSQAFIPVLPPDMKECDAEPSVVTTGTASKGTLGPSVGVVDIGVNKVAYFFQVALPGVRKDYGEFSCEIESDGKVILEGSTTAGEKTIKRHSRVFEMTIRKLCPSGPFKMCFSLPGPVDPRLFSPNFRSDGIFEAVIIRHKDS, translated from the exons ATGAGTCTGTGTAGCGATGGGTTATCGAGCGATCAGTACTTCTTGGTTAATTTCATCATGAGTAATTATTTGGGTCCTGATGTGTATTCTGATAACCCAAGATGCTCAGCTTCTCAGAGATTAGCTAAAGGTTTACCACCTTACACTTCGATGCACGTTGGATCTTCTTCTCTCACTGTTGCGCAGCTACAGAACCTTTACTATAATGTAGTGAGAAACGCCAACTCCAGCCTCCTTCTCCATCCTGACATGATTTATATGTATCTCAAGGGATATCTACCTATGGAACCCATTGGAGAGTTTCCTCAGTTTACGTCTTTTCTCCCCACGAATCTTCACCAGCAGAAAAGGTATTCCCCGAGTCACGAGATTGTGAAAGGGATTGTTGTTATCGATGAACCTGCACTGGACTTCGTGAGCAAGGAAGAGCTTCAAAGATTCAGATGCTTGTCGCGTTTGAATGACCTTAAAATCGATAGGGTCATGTCTCTGTGTCCTCCACGTGTGCAGCTGGATGAGAGCCGGGGAACAGAGCAGGACTGTTCGAGAAATGGGGATGCAGCGACATCTAATGGACTTGTTACTAGTGAAGACTACAATTCATCTGGAGAGCCTCGAGAAACATGCAAGAGAaagaatgaggaagaagaagcagttgTTAGTTCTCTGATCAGTAAACCAGATAGACTTTCTGTGGACATTCCAGAAAGCCAGGGAATGGAGCAGGATTGCTCAAGAAACGGAGAAAGTGTATCCAGTGGAATTGTCTCTGACCAAGACTACTACTCTTTTGTGGAGCTTCGAGAAACATGCAAGCGAAAGAAAGGGGAAGAAGCAGTTGCTGTTTCTGGAATAAGTAAAACCCCTGAAAGATTTCGGGAGACATACAAGAGAAGACGGTTCAAGAACTCGTCAAAAAAGGCAACAAATAAGAATGAAACTATTAGGGAAAGAGGCGAAACAGATAAACTCACCAGTCAGGCTTTTATACCTGTTCTTCCTCCTGACATGAAGGAATGTGATGCAGAACCGTCGGTTGTCACAACCGGAACAGCCAGTAAAGGAACGCTAGGACCATCTGTTGGTGTTGTTGACATTGGTGTCAACAAAGTTGCTTACTTTTTTCAAGTTGCTTTGCCTGGTGTCCGCAAAGATTACG GTGAATTCAGCTGTGAGATTGAATCAGATGGTAAGGTGATACTTGAGGGATCGACTACAGCAGGCGAGAAAACAATCAAGAGGCATTCTCGGGTTTTCGAAATGACTATCCGGAAGCTGTGTCCCTCTGGACCGTTCAAGATGTGCTTTAGCCTTCCAGGACCAGTTGATCCACGGCTATTCTCTCCTAATTTCAGATCAGATGGTATCTTCGAGGCTGTCATCATCAGACACAAAGACTCTTAA
- the LOC104776211 gene encoding RNA-binding protein 38-like isoform X1, whose protein sequence is MAYHSIPGSGFHYLNSPFGDTTFTKVFVGGLAWETQSETLRRHFEQYGDILEAVVITDKNTGRSKGYGFVTFRDPEAARRACVDPTPIIDGRRANCNLASLGRPRIPMEYAMIPSFPGRIRPAPPYVGSVQSPRGSLFGSHPHQQPPAYNYQQGVVYPYGVTPYGPDYMYSQSQGFYGPYMGQQYIQVYGVPEAVNSPGYQYGQLSQTIPGGHGYTAVQGYSHPGSHVLQLGGTSPMSAIQSPYPSASAPTQQRIIVQTPQYMQSSGSDQTTG, encoded by the exons ATGGCGTATCATTCGATTCCTGGCTCTGGGTTTCATTACTTGAACTCTCCTTTTGGTGATACAACCTTTACTAAAGTCTTTGTTGGTGGCCTTGCGTGGGAGACTCAAAGTGAGACTCTTCGTCGGCATTTCGAACAATATGGTGATATCCTTGAGGCCGTCGTTATTACTGATAAGAACACTGGTCGATCCAAAGGTTACGGCTTT GTGACTTTTCGAGATCCAGAGGCTGCTAGGAGAGCCTGTGTCGACCCAACACCTATTATAGATGGCAGACGCGCCAATTGTAATCTCGCTTCTCTTGGGAGACCTAGGATCCCTATGGAATATGCCATGATACCCAGCTTTCCTG gACGGATAAGACCTGCTCCCCCATATGTTGGAAGTGTGCAGAGTCCTCGCGGTTCACTATTTGGAAGCCATCCGCATCAGCAACCACCTGCTTATAACTACCAACAAGGAGTGGTGTACCCTTATGG GGTTACACCATATGGACCTGACTACATGTACTCACAATCTCAG GGATTTTATGGTCCTTACATGGGTCAGCAGTACATTCAGGTGTATGGAGTACCTGAGGCAGTTAACTCACCAGGGTATCAATACGGGCAATTGAGTCAGACTATTCCCGGTGGTCATGGTTATACAGCAGTTCAGGGTTATTCTCATCCAGGAAGTCATGTTCTGCAGCTTGGTGGCACTTCACCTATGTCTGCTATTCAATCTCCATATCCTTCAGCTTCAGCTCCAACACAACAACGTATCATTGTCCAGACTCCTCAGTATATGCAAAGTAGTGGTTCTGATCAAACAACGGG TTAG
- the LOC104776211 gene encoding RNA-binding protein 38-like isoform X2: MAYHSIPGSGFHYLNSPFGDTTFTKVFVGGLAWETQSETLRRHFEQYGDILEAVVITDKNTGRSKGYGFVTFRDPEAARRACVDPTPIIDGRRANCNLASLGRPRIPMEYAMIPSFPGRIRPAPPYVGSVQSPRGSLFGSHPHQQPPAYNYQQGVVYPYGVTPYGPDYMYSQSQGFYGPYMGQQYIQVYGVPEAVNSPGYQYGQLSQTIPGGHGYTAVQGYSHPGSHVLQLGGTSPMSAIQSPYPSASAPTQQRIIVQTPQYMQSSGSDQTTG; the protein is encoded by the exons ATGGCGTATCATTCGATTCCTGGCTCTGGGTTTCATTACTTGAACTCTCCTTTTGGTGATACAACCTTTACTAAAGTCTTTGTTGGTGGCCTTGCGTGGGAGACTCAAAGTGAGACTCTTCGTCGGCATTTCGAACAATATGGTGATATCCTTGAGGCCGTCGTTATTACTGATAAGAACACTGGTCGATCCAAAGGTTACGGCTTT GTGACTTTTCGAGATCCAGAGGCTGCTAGGAGAGCCTGTGTCGACCCAACACCTATTATAGATGGCAGACGCGCCAATTGTAATCTCGCTTCTCTTGGGAGACCTAGGATCCCTATGGAATATGCCATGATACCCAGCTTTCCTG gACGGATAAGACCTGCTCCCCCATATGTTGGAAGTGTGCAGAGTCCTCGCGGTTCACTATTTGGAAGCCATCCGCATCAGCAACCACCTGCTTATAACTACCAACAAGGAGTGGTGTACCCTTATGG GGTTACACCATATGGACCTGACTACATGTACTCACAATCTCAG GGATTTTATGGTCCTTACATGGGTCAGCAGTACATTCAGGTGTATGGAGTACCTGAGGCAGTTAACTCACCAGGGTATCAATACGGGCAATTGAGTCAGACTATTCCCGGTGGTCATGGTTATACAGCAGTTCAGGGTTATTCTCATCCAGGAAGTCATGTTCTGCAGCTTGGTGGCACTTCACCTATGTCTGCTATTCAATCTCCATATCCTTCAGCTTCAGCTCCAACACAACAACGTATCATTGTCCAGACTCCTCAGTATATGCAAAGTAGTGGTTCTGATCAAACAACGGGGTGA
- the LOC104776210 gene encoding uncharacterized protein LOC104776210, whose amino-acid sequence MLELRDRGCCLHICVIVLISFVPCYSHETQFDGKTLYAGKELWKETLPLQAGSRVYKLEGLKSNSWYEVKISYPASIPALFTLQLLKNGEVGLKLNQMRRLLNTEKLIFKTESLEEVSNKDGLYVLVTVEPEGIVAIPNFKERSFVIYNIVCEEQLLGIPYSSWSVVVLVVLCLVAALILPKFLPSYLVIKDGDRDR is encoded by the exons ATGCTAGAGTTACGTGATAGAGGATGCTGCTTGCATATCTGTGTAATCGTCCTCATAAGTTTTGTTCCTTGTTACAGCCATGAGACACA GTTTGATGGGAAAACTTTATATGCTGGCAAGGAACTATGGAAGGAGACACTGCCATTGCAAGCTGGATCTCGAGTTTACAAATTAGAAGGGCTCAAGTCAAATTCTTGGTATGAAGTCAAGATATCGTACCCAGCTTCT ATACCGGCTCTATTTACGCTACAACTACTGAAGAATGGTGAGGTTGGTTTGAAGCTGAACCAGATGAGGAGATTACTGAACACTGAGAAACTGATCTTCAAAACCGAGAGTCTTGAAGAAGTTAGTAACAAG GACGGATTGTATGTTTTGGTGACAGTTGAGCCTGAAGGAATCGTGGCTATACCAAATTTCAAAGAACGATCCTTCGTCATTTACAACATAG TTTGTGAAGAACAGCTCTTAGGCATTCCTTACTCAAGCTGGTCAGTGGTGGTTTTGGTAGTTTTGTGTCTAGTGGCCGCGTTGATTCTTCCCAAGTTTCTCCCGTCTTATCTTGTAATCAAAGACGGAGATCGTGATCGTTAA